AATACATTCAAAAACGTATCATCAAAACCCACACAACCTCATAAAGCTTGCATAAGTAAGACATGGTTTATTGTGTGAAAGGCTGCCGATAGATTGGGAAGAATCAAAAGAAAAGAATCACTTTTATAAAAGATACATAAGACACCAATGAAAATTGTGCAATAGTTGCCTAGGTAATGCAGCCAACTCTGATACCATATTGAAGGATTTCAAGAAAGTCATTATCAATGGTAACCTGTTTTAGTAGGATGGTAGTGTCTTCAGAAAATCACCATTGAAGTGTATGTGAAGCATGTGTCATATTGGGATGGCACAACTGATTCCAAGACAGGTGACACCCAATAAGTGAGCGCGAATTCAGATGTCTCGCAGGAAGTATAACACTGCAGGCTTCCATCCCATCAAAATGGTATGTAAAAACTCAATCAGAACTCATTTGAATAGCAAGGTACAGCAAAAGGAACTGCTTAAGATACTCACATGACTTCTACATTTGAACAGTGAGCCCCGCTCTGGATGAGCTCCACGGTCTGAATATGCTTGGGGTGGATGATCCTAGACTCAGTCTTAATACACTGGCAGCGCAGCTCCGTTCCCATTCTTGCCAATGACATGCCTGGAAAACAAGACCGGTTTCCATGAGTTTACACAGGCATAGTAATCCAAACCTATCAGCATGAGATCCCATTGTTGGTTCTATAAGGTGAAAGCTATCCCATATAATCAAATCTCTTTCTTCCAAAAAGATGCTGCCCATGAACAAAAATATTACACAAATATTCGGCATCAATAATTCGCTCTGCATTGTTAGCTGAATATTAGGAATACATGCTGACTAACTCACAACACCTCCTGGCAAAACATGTTAGTACGGGGCAATCTAACGGAAAAAGTGTACTTGGGTACAATCTTAGCCTCTGAACGACACTATTTTTCCCTTTTACTACAGACTAACAAATCGTACACTATTTATTGCgcttattcattttcctatttgaAAACATTGCACTTATTCTATCTCTTACAAAAACAACTTTCATTAATAGATGTGAATGTTCTTGACTAAAATCAGCAGCAACTCGCcaatgttataaaaaataaatagtccATTAAAAATCTAAGTTAAAGGAATGCTATGCTTATCATCCAAAACCTAAACATTGATGAAACTTGCAAGTTATATTGAGCTATGCAGCAGTATCTCCACTTAATGCACTGCTGATGAATTCATGTATAATGATCACAGAAGATAACACAAATGACACAATCGATGACATCATTGGTAAACAAGACACAAACGGGGTGCACAGCCAAaaatgtttgtagctcaaatgAATCAAAAATTACTAAACGAGGAAGCAGTGGTTCTTCAACGTGTAGACCATTTGCAGAATTTAATTTGTGACCCTTCAGTTGCCCATTGCTGTACATGTGATAAATTAGAACTAacgaggtgaaatctttgcccagacagttttaatacaagtcaaaatggcaaAATAGCACAACAGTACTGCCACAGAAGGTGCACCATTATACTGCAAAATTATAAAACTATACTTGTTAGCTCTTAATGTGCTTTCCATTAGATATCTTAAATTTCAGATTTGTTAATACTGTAGGGTGGTGAGctttaatgttttcattttgttttatagtCATTATGTTATATGCAAGTGTTTTATGACAGAATGTCCTGAAATACACTTTTACTAAAACAAATCATCTGGGGTTTCCCCTCATATCCACAAACTGGGTACTTTCCCACTCATATATCTATAAATCTATTTACTAGATTTACACCAACATTAGAAAATGCACGCAAAAGAACCTAAGCTGTGAGCCCATGCCAAATTGGTCATTATTTCACGATTCGTTTTTTGAGTACTTTATTCCAACACTCTTTGTGAGACTTAAACTGTAGAAATAACGTTTTGCTCTTGCCCCGCTGTATAACCGCCACACTCTGCCTTTGCATCCCCACCAAAACATTTACGGATCAAGCAAAAATAGATCCTTTTTATGAAGTGTTGTTCAAATTTATTAAGgttattaccaaaacaaaatgTCCTTTCCCTGTGGACTATCAGTCATAACCGTAAAGACAAAGGAATTATTGCCACTTTTCTATGAAATATATATCGACACACGAAAGACAATTATTAACGGGTCATTTTCAAACTGGAGAATCATCTACCAGTATTTAACAGACCTTACCTTTGGTCATAGCTACAGAGAGCAGGCAAATAGTTAAAACAGCAAGCGTGCATTTTCCTGTGCTTCTCATGGTTAtgtaagagcttgcttcctgttgactCTCCCCCCTGAGGCCAGGCTGAAGCGTGTTCTCTGCTCTCTGAGGATTTATCTTCTCCCATGTGGCAAAGGGAACTCATTTATAGTGCAGCCGGGACGTGGGTGACACATCACGTTGGGGTGACGCGATAGGAATTTCCAACTATTCCAGCACCAAGACCCCTGTCACACATTTGAGTGAGGAAATTCAAAGACTGCGTCCCTGTTAGAAAACAAAGGACAAAAGAACAGTTTGTTGAAATGGCTGTTGCAAGCAAACTATCCTATTTATGTTCCAATACATGTTTGCAATTACACCTAAAGCCTGGTTCCCTTTAATGAAAATGGCAATTCTGTTTTCGTATAGAGATAATTTTCAATCCAGACCACGCCATTGTTTAACTAAAACAAGGTCTTTGCAAAAGGGGGAAATTCCCAATCTAAAGAATGAATATTtcccaaattacaaaaaaagaaggAGGATAGCAGACATCGATGTAGAGGTACAATtgcaccctgttttttttttttttaaatgaccgtGTTTTTCAACAGAAATCAGAATACATTTATGTTTTCAATATTCCATCACTATAACTGTACATAGACCATCTTGTAACTATATTAAGGTTTGAATtaattatataaaatatatgtaaacCAATATAGGAGACACTGGTATGAGATGCTGAaaaaattcagtttatttttatatttgcatGTGTTCTTCGGAGAAATATTACACTTTAGATAGTGTCGCCTTATCTGATAGGAGTAAATTAATAAAAGTGGCGTACGTTGCAGACGAAACTGCGATGTGTTACTCTATTTAAAGTGCAAAGTATTGATTAATCAATGTGAAAAATGAGGAAAGCTCttctaaaaaaagagaaaagagtgggtgagggaaataaatattcaacacCAGGCCAACAAAATTGTCAACAAAATGGAAATAGTACCAAAATACAAGGTGACAGCGAGTATCTGAAGATCAATAACCAGGCAAGAAGGCACACTGCGGCTCATTACATTTATacgcatcacacatcccaccacagaAGCGTCACGGTGCAGGAATCGGAAGACTACCCATCGCACTGGCCACAATGTAGCTAATGTGCCAGCCATATGTACcaataggaagaaaaaaaaagattggaGGGCAGAAGAAAAATTAAGTGTAGAGGTTCCTCATACTTATTGTGCACAGCGTGCATAAACCACCACAAACTCCTGTTTGGTAAGTTATTTTGCTTCCTCTGGAGAACTGTACTTCTGAAGGGCTTATGTGTTATAGGAAAAGTCTACAATTGTGATTGTTCGCTATATTCATATGGAGCTAGTCCCCATTTATATGGGACATTCATGATTGAAATGAATGAAGGGAAGTTGTTGCAGTTAAACTTCCTTAAAGCACATGGTCTTTCTTCCTCGTCTTTATAGAAAGAGGTGGAGTCCATTTCTATACAGTGTTCCTGTCCATTCACAAAATATTTCTATTCTTATATGCAGCGTGGGCTGAGAAAAAAcagggaggtcccaaaatgcaaattCCCTATGCATTTCCCTAGACTTCTTTAGATAGCGCTACCACAAaatctactgaatggaattacaaaaaatatggcaaATAGACAGATCTTGGTCAacagagtgtgctttttgtgatctggtttaaatacattcagtagtttttgaaaaatgaaggtaaaaaaatatttgtatatatggaTGGCTGGTCTGAGGGACTCCTGCGAGAGTCTTGCGGGTCCATGAATTCAAAAACAGCACTCTGAATGGACCAGTTAGCTTTTTTCCCTTTGGGCCAATTCACTCCTGTGGGGATCAGACTGCCAGCGGGAGCGACCACTCTTATTGGTTGCTAACAACATGGGCAAAATG
The genomic region above belongs to Pleurodeles waltl isolate 20211129_DDA chromosome 1_1, aPleWal1.hap1.20221129, whole genome shotgun sequence and contains:
- the LOC138287472 gene encoding interleukin-8-like codes for the protein MRSTGKCTLAVLTICLLSVAMTKGMSLARMGTELRCQCIKTESRIIHPKHIQTVELIQSGAHCSNVEVIATLKSGQAVCLDPSAKWVEKIIKRILERAKNQ